One window of the Streptomyces asoensis genome contains the following:
- a CDS encoding LacI family DNA-binding transcriptional regulator, giving the protein MAKVTRDDVARLAGTSTAVVSYVINNGPRPVAPATRERVLAAIKELGYRPDRVAQAMASRRTDLIGLIIPDARQPFFGEMAHAVEQAASERGKMVLVGNTDYVAEREVHYLRAFLGMRVSGLILVSHALNDLAAAEIDAWDARVVLLHERPEAIDDVAVVTDDLGGAQLAVRHLLEHGYEYVACVGGTAETPSVGDPVSDHVEGWRRAMDEAGVSTEGRLFEAPYNRYDAYRVSLELLAGPDRPPAVFCSTDDQAIGLLRAARELRIDVPGELAVIGFDDIKEAALADPPMTTIASDRSAMARAAVDLVLDDGLRVAGSRRERLKVFPSQLVVRRSCGCE; this is encoded by the coding sequence GTGGCCAAGGTGACTCGGGATGATGTGGCGCGACTGGCGGGGACTTCTACCGCCGTCGTCAGTTATGTCATCAACAACGGACCCCGGCCGGTCGCCCCGGCCACGCGCGAGCGTGTCCTCGCCGCCATCAAGGAGCTGGGGTACCGGCCCGACCGGGTCGCCCAGGCGATGGCGTCACGGCGCACCGACCTCATAGGCCTGATCATCCCGGACGCCCGTCAGCCCTTCTTCGGCGAGATGGCGCACGCGGTCGAGCAGGCCGCCTCCGAGCGCGGAAAGATGGTGCTGGTCGGCAACACCGACTACGTCGCCGAGCGCGAGGTCCACTATCTGCGCGCGTTCCTCGGGATGCGCGTCTCGGGGCTCATCCTCGTCAGCCACGCGCTGAACGACCTGGCGGCCGCGGAGATCGACGCCTGGGACGCCCGGGTGGTGCTGCTGCACGAACGCCCCGAGGCCATCGACGACGTCGCCGTCGTCACCGACGACCTGGGCGGCGCCCAGCTCGCCGTACGCCACCTCCTGGAGCACGGCTACGAGTACGTGGCCTGTGTCGGCGGCACCGCGGAGACCCCCTCCGTCGGCGACCCGGTCTCCGACCACGTCGAGGGCTGGCGGCGCGCGATGGACGAGGCCGGCGTCAGCACCGAGGGCCGGCTCTTCGAGGCGCCGTACAACCGCTACGACGCCTACCGCGTCTCCCTGGAACTGCTGGCGGGCCCGGACCGGCCGCCGGCCGTCTTCTGCTCCACCGACGACCAGGCGATCGGTCTGCTGCGCGCGGCGCGCGAGCTGCGTATCGACGTGCCCGGCGAGCTGGCGGTCATCGGCTTCGACGACATCAAGGAAGCGGCCCTCGCCGACCCGCCCATGACAACGATCGCGTCGGACCGCTCCGCGATGGCCCGGGCGGCGGTCGACCTCGTCCTGGACGACGGTCTGCGGGTCGCGGGGTCGCGGCGCGAGCGGCTGAAGGTGTTCCCGTCGCAGCTGGTGGTGCGGCGGTCCTGCGGCTGCGAGTAA
- a CDS encoding S1C family serine protease has product MTESIRRSGEYENFENPYQAPYEGAQQHASAPVGSSPVNPEWPPPPAYEPVAQPVQQQPVQQSAHQQQPAVEPTAVWQTQAAAGGADNGGYGGNGGGTALLTPVAAEPAPAGKRRARGPFALLAAVAIVAAAIGGGTAYGIQELTGKDTVVSSSTTTSVVPSSKTGDVATIAAAVSPSVVEVSATLSNGTSTGSGVIITSGGEIVTNNHVISGANSIKVSTSDGKSYTAKVVGTDSKKDLALIKLENASGLKAATLGNSDGVKVGDTVVAIGSPEGLTGTVTSGIVSALSRDVTVSTDESQSQGQGQGSQGGDGSWPFQFGGQQFNGDTGTSTTTYKALQTDASLNPGNSGGALIDASGNIIGINSAMYSAATDSSSSADAGSVGLGFAIPINTVKADLATLRAGGSDS; this is encoded by the coding sequence ATGACCGAGAGCATCCGCCGCAGCGGCGAGTACGAGAACTTCGAGAACCCGTACCAGGCCCCGTACGAGGGCGCCCAGCAGCACGCTTCCGCCCCCGTGGGCTCCTCCCCGGTGAACCCGGAATGGCCGCCCCCGCCGGCGTACGAGCCGGTCGCGCAGCCCGTGCAGCAGCAGCCGGTGCAGCAGTCCGCGCACCAGCAGCAGCCGGCCGTCGAGCCCACCGCGGTGTGGCAGACCCAGGCAGCCGCCGGTGGCGCCGACAACGGCGGCTACGGCGGCAACGGCGGCGGAACCGCTCTCCTCACCCCCGTGGCCGCCGAGCCCGCGCCCGCCGGGAAGAGGCGCGCCCGCGGCCCGTTCGCGCTGCTCGCCGCCGTGGCGATCGTCGCGGCGGCCATAGGCGGCGGCACGGCCTACGGCATCCAGGAGCTGACCGGCAAGGACACGGTGGTCTCCTCGTCCACCACCACCAGCGTGGTGCCCTCCAGCAAGACCGGTGACGTGGCCACCATCGCGGCGGCGGTCAGCCCGAGCGTCGTCGAGGTCAGCGCCACGCTCAGCAACGGGACGTCCACCGGCTCCGGTGTGATCATCACCAGCGGCGGGGAGATCGTCACCAACAACCACGTCATCTCCGGCGCCAACTCGATCAAGGTGTCGACGAGCGACGGGAAGTCGTACACCGCCAAGGTCGTCGGCACGGACAGCAAGAAGGACCTCGCGCTCATCAAGCTGGAGAACGCGTCCGGCCTGAAGGCGGCGACCCTCGGCAACTCCGACGGCGTCAAGGTCGGCGACACGGTCGTGGCGATCGGCTCCCCCGAGGGCCTGACCGGCACCGTCACCAGCGGCATCGTCTCCGCGCTGAGCCGGGACGTGACCGTCTCGACCGACGAGAGCCAGAGCCAGGGCCAGGGCCAGGGCAGTCAGGGCGGCGACGGCAGCTGGCCGTTCCAGTTCGGCGGCCAGCAGTTCAACGGCGACACCGGTACGTCCACGACGACGTACAAGGCGCTCCAGACGGACGCCTCCCTGAACCCCGGCAACTCCGGCGGCGCGCTCATCGACGCCAGCGGCAACATCATCGGCATCAACTCCGCGATGTACTCCGCCGCGACGGACTCTTCCTCCTCCGCCGACGCCGGCAGCGTCGGCCTCGGCTTCGCCATCCCGATCAACACCGTCAAGGCCGACCTCGCCACGCTGCGGGCCGGCGGCTCCGACAGCTGA
- a CDS encoding response regulator transcription factor, with amino-acid sequence MSPAEGDRDTQRILIVDDEPAVREALQRSLAFEGYDTQVAVDGADALEKATVYQPDLVVLDIQMPRMDGLTAARRIRGAGDTTPILMLTARDTVGDRVTGLDAGADDYLVKPFELDELFARVRALLRRSSYAAAAGAGAVEEDEALTFADLRMDLATREVTRGGRPVELTRTEFTLLEMFMAHPRQVLTREQILKAVWGFDFEPSSNSLDVYVMYLRRKTEAGGEPRLVHTVRGVGYVLRQGGAE; translated from the coding sequence ATGAGCCCCGCCGAAGGCGACCGTGACACCCAGCGCATCCTGATCGTCGACGACGAGCCGGCGGTGCGCGAAGCACTCCAGCGCAGCCTCGCCTTCGAGGGCTACGACACGCAGGTCGCCGTGGACGGCGCGGACGCGCTGGAGAAGGCGACGGTCTACCAGCCCGACCTGGTGGTGCTGGACATCCAGATGCCGCGCATGGACGGCCTCACCGCCGCGCGCCGCATCCGCGGGGCCGGCGACACCACGCCCATCCTGATGCTGACGGCCCGCGACACGGTCGGCGACCGGGTCACGGGACTGGACGCCGGGGCGGACGACTACCTGGTCAAGCCCTTCGAGCTGGACGAACTGTTCGCCCGCGTACGGGCCCTGCTGCGGCGCAGCTCCTACGCGGCGGCGGCCGGAGCGGGCGCGGTGGAGGAGGACGAGGCTCTCACCTTCGCCGACCTGCGCATGGACCTCGCGACCCGCGAGGTCACCCGCGGCGGACGCCCCGTGGAACTGACCCGCACGGAGTTCACCCTCCTGGAGATGTTCATGGCACACCCGCGCCAGGTGCTCACCCGTGAGCAGATCCTGAAGGCGGTCTGGGGCTTCGACTTCGAGCCGTCGTCCAACTCGCTGGACGTGTACGTGATGTACCTGCGCCGCAAGACGGAAGCGGGCGGAGAGCCGCGCCTCGTGCACACCGTGCGGGGCGTGGGGTACGTGTTGCGACAGGGCGGGGCGGAGTGA
- a CDS encoding HAMP domain-containing sensor histidine kinase: protein MNKIVRRFRSLPIRSRLAMLVAAAVAFAVAAVSVTCWFLVQGKLYDQVDTQLDGANVRLNQQDVAALLATCTNEASESTGSFRPRDYYVQVVKSDGSVCVFPESAGTVKVTGHDKSMAADPEPGVSTFHDSTDADGKDVRVRTTPLTVGFGPTTQLYPDYALVLGVSLKETQNTLNDLALILLLVSGIGVVGAGAAGLAVARAGLRPVDKLTEAVEHVARTEDLSIRIPVEDDSDDEVARLSRSFNSMTASLANSRELQQQLIADAGHELRTPLTSLRTNIELLTRSEETGRPIPPADRKALLASVKAQMTELASLIGDLQELSRSEGQRGERVQVVSMEDAVESALRRARLRGPELTITASLEPWYTRAEPAALERAVVNILDNAVKFSPEGGTIDVRLSHGTLTVRDHGPGIPTEELPHVFDRFWRSPSARALPGSGLGLSIVARTVEQAGGQVGLARADGGGTVATVRLPGAPTPPPEDPAIAS, encoded by the coding sequence GTGAACAAGATCGTGCGGCGGTTCCGCTCCCTGCCGATCAGGTCACGCCTGGCCATGCTGGTGGCGGCGGCGGTGGCGTTCGCGGTGGCGGCGGTTTCGGTCACCTGTTGGTTCCTCGTGCAGGGGAAGCTGTACGACCAGGTGGACACGCAGCTCGACGGTGCCAACGTGAGGCTGAACCAGCAAGACGTCGCGGCGCTGTTGGCCACCTGTACGAACGAGGCGAGCGAGTCGACCGGCAGCTTCCGCCCCAGGGACTACTACGTGCAGGTGGTGAAGTCGGACGGCAGCGTCTGCGTGTTCCCCGAGTCGGCGGGCACGGTCAAGGTCACCGGCCACGACAAGAGCATGGCGGCAGACCCCGAGCCGGGTGTGAGCACCTTTCACGACAGCACCGATGCCGACGGCAAGGATGTGCGAGTACGCACCACTCCCCTCACGGTGGGATTCGGCCCCACCACCCAGCTCTACCCCGACTACGCGCTGGTCCTCGGTGTGTCCCTCAAGGAGACCCAGAACACCCTCAACGACCTCGCCCTCATCCTCCTCCTCGTCTCCGGGATCGGAGTCGTCGGTGCGGGCGCCGCCGGTCTGGCAGTGGCCCGTGCGGGGCTGCGGCCGGTCGACAAGCTCACCGAGGCCGTCGAGCACGTGGCCCGGACGGAGGACCTGAGCATCCGCATCCCCGTCGAGGACGACAGCGACGACGAGGTGGCCCGCCTCTCCCGTTCCTTCAACTCCATGACCGCCTCCCTCGCCAACTCCCGCGAGCTCCAGCAGCAGCTGATCGCGGACGCCGGGCACGAGCTGCGCACCCCTCTCACCTCCCTCCGTACCAACATCGAGCTCCTCACCCGCAGCGAGGAGACGGGCCGTCCGATCCCCCCGGCGGACCGCAAGGCGCTCCTCGCCTCCGTGAAGGCGCAGATGACGGAGCTGGCGTCACTCATCGGCGACCTCCAGGAACTGTCCCGCTCCGAGGGCCAGCGCGGTGAACGCGTGCAGGTGGTCTCGATGGAGGACGCGGTGGAGTCGGCGCTGCGCCGGGCCCGGCTGCGCGGCCCGGAGCTGACCATCACCGCCTCGCTGGAGCCCTGGTACACCCGGGCGGAGCCGGCCGCGCTGGAGCGGGCGGTGGTCAACATCCTCGACAACGCGGTGAAGTTCAGCCCCGAGGGCGGCACGATCGACGTCCGGCTGAGCCACGGGACGCTGACCGTCCGCGACCACGGACCCGGTATCCCCACCGAGGAACTCCCGCACGTCTTCGACCGCTTCTGGCGCTCCCCCAGCGCGCGGGCCCTCCCGGGCTCGGGCCTCGGTCTCTCGATCGTCGCCCGTACCGTGGAACAGGCGGGCGGCCAGGTCGGTCTGGCCCGCGCGGACGGCGGCGGCACGGTGGCGACGGTCCGGCTGCCGGGGGCTCCGACCCCTCCGCCGGAGGATCCCGCCATCGCCTCCTAG
- a CDS encoding pectinesterase family protein, translating into MSAHRSRGTGRPRHRRRSTALAIGVPLALTAAGTLAYGTDLGLFGADAQTKASAATAATPAWATATADGFASVNALGQNGTYGGRDGKTVTVKTLADLEKYATAAEPYVIVVAGTITMDPIGKEIKVQSDKTIVGSGTAGQIVGGGFFLGQGVHNVIIRNLTIRDAYQGVWNDKEHDFDAIQMDGAHHVWIDHNDLRHMADGLIDSRKDTTYLTVSWNKLSQENKAFGIGWTDNVTADITIHHNWIRETEQRNPSTDNVAHAHLYNNFLEDVAGTDIKSSYGNYSRGGTNMVLENSYFQGLTNPVVRDATATLVQRGNVFSGTTGKNESGGTGAAWNPKTYYAYTLDKAADVPALLKSGAGPRSSIGTSASTTTATTNAAAATTLTVAKDGSGQYTTVQAAVNAVPANNPARVVIAVKPGTYRELVKVPSNKPHVTIQGTGGSRKDTTIVFDNASGTPKPDGSGTYGTGGSATVAVDADDFQARNLTISNDFDEAAHQDIANQAVALRTSADKVFLDSVIVSGDQDTLLVDTAAKDKLGRVYITNSYVIGNTDFIFGRATAVIDKSVITLKKRWNGTSAGYVTAPSTAADRKGILIANSTVNGDVSDRSFFLGRNWHAGGDATLDPQTTVRNTSLSAAIKTTPWSDMGGFSWKDDRFAEYKNTGAGSGAASSDRPQLTDAQAAAQEVADWLGDWTPTAS; encoded by the coding sequence ATGAGCGCGCATCGAAGCAGAGGCACCGGCAGGCCCCGTCACCGCAGGCGCAGCACCGCGCTCGCGATCGGCGTACCCCTCGCCCTCACCGCCGCCGGCACCCTCGCCTACGGCACGGACCTCGGGCTCTTCGGCGCGGACGCGCAGACGAAGGCATCGGCCGCGACCGCGGCCACGCCCGCCTGGGCGACCGCCACCGCCGACGGCTTCGCCTCGGTCAACGCCCTGGGCCAGAACGGTACGTACGGCGGCCGGGACGGCAAGACCGTCACCGTGAAGACGCTCGCCGACCTCGAGAAGTACGCGACCGCCGCCGAGCCGTACGTCATCGTCGTGGCCGGGACGATCACGATGGACCCGATCGGGAAAGAGATCAAGGTCCAGTCGGACAAGACGATCGTGGGGTCCGGGACCGCCGGGCAGATCGTCGGCGGCGGCTTCTTCCTCGGCCAGGGCGTCCACAACGTCATCATCCGGAACCTGACGATCCGGGACGCGTACCAGGGCGTCTGGAACGACAAGGAACACGACTTCGACGCCATCCAGATGGACGGCGCCCACCACGTCTGGATCGACCACAACGATCTGCGCCACATGGCCGACGGGCTCATCGACAGCCGCAAGGACACGACCTATCTGACGGTCTCCTGGAACAAGCTGAGCCAGGAGAACAAGGCGTTCGGCATCGGCTGGACCGACAACGTCACCGCCGACATCACGATCCACCACAACTGGATCCGCGAGACCGAGCAGCGCAACCCTTCCACGGACAACGTCGCCCACGCGCACCTGTACAACAACTTCCTGGAGGACGTGGCCGGGACGGACATCAAGTCCTCGTACGGAAACTACTCGCGCGGCGGGACGAACATGGTCCTGGAGAACTCCTACTTCCAGGGGCTGACCAACCCCGTCGTCCGGGACGCCACGGCCACCCTCGTCCAGCGCGGCAACGTCTTCTCCGGCACGACAGGCAAGAACGAGAGCGGCGGCACGGGCGCGGCCTGGAACCCGAAGACGTACTACGCGTACACCCTCGACAAGGCGGCCGACGTGCCGGCGCTCCTCAAGTCGGGCGCGGGCCCGCGCAGTTCCATCGGCACCTCCGCGAGTACGACGACGGCCACCACGAATGCGGCCGCCGCCACCACGCTCACCGTCGCCAAGGACGGCAGCGGGCAGTACACGACCGTGCAGGCCGCCGTGAACGCCGTACCGGCGAACAACCCCGCGCGCGTCGTGATCGCCGTCAAGCCGGGCACGTACCGCGAGCTGGTCAAGGTCCCGTCCAACAAGCCGCACGTCACCATCCAGGGCACCGGCGGCAGCCGCAAGGACACCACGATCGTCTTCGACAACGCGTCGGGTACGCCGAAGCCCGACGGCTCCGGCACGTACGGCACCGGTGGCAGCGCGACCGTCGCCGTCGACGCGGACGACTTCCAGGCCCGTAACCTGACCATCTCCAACGACTTCGACGAGGCCGCCCACCAGGACATCGCCAACCAGGCGGTCGCCCTGCGCACCTCCGCCGACAAGGTGTTCCTCGACAGCGTCATCGTCAGCGGCGACCAGGACACCCTGCTGGTGGACACCGCGGCCAAGGACAAGCTGGGCCGCGTCTACATCACCAACTCCTACGTCATCGGCAACACCGACTTCATCTTCGGCCGGGCCACCGCGGTGATCGACAAGTCCGTCATCACCCTGAAGAAGCGCTGGAACGGCACCTCGGCCGGCTATGTCACGGCCCCCAGCACCGCCGCGGACCGCAAGGGCATCCTGATCGCCAACTCCACGGTGAACGGTGACGTGTCCGACCGGAGCTTCTTCCTCGGCCGCAACTGGCACGCGGGCGGCGACGCGACCCTCGACCCGCAGACCACCGTCCGCAACACCTCCCTCAGTGCCGCGATCAAGACCACCCCCTGGTCCGACATGGGCGGCTTCTCCTGGAAGGACGACCGGTTCGCGGAGTACAAGAACACCGGCGCGGGCTCGGGCGCAGCGAGCTCCGACCGCCCGCAGCTGACCGACGCCCAGGCCGCCGCCCAGGAGGTCGCGGACTGGCTGGGCGACTGGACCCCCACGGCCTCCTGA
- a CDS encoding response regulator transcription factor, whose translation MVIRTVKGTAAGAAAGGGTAGGAGTAGRILLADDDADIREGLGRLLRFEGYETVLAGDGRLALDLALDLVGAPGNAPDLVLMDVTMPGLDGLAATRRIRASGSTVPILMITGRDAVGDRIVALDNGADDYLMKPFAAEELLARVRALLRRGTRRTPPPARAASARLAFHDIAMDLPSRTVTRAARPLDLTPTEYSLLEYFLRHPTKVLSRAQIHKDVWGFDFEPTSNTLDVYVMYLRRKLEQYGEPRLIQTARGLGYMLRVG comes from the coding sequence ATGGTGATACGAACGGTGAAGGGGACGGCGGCGGGGGCGGCAGCGGGCGGGGGAACCGCGGGAGGAGCGGGTACGGCGGGGCGGATACTGCTGGCCGACGACGACGCGGACATCCGCGAGGGACTCGGCCGGCTGCTCCGCTTCGAGGGCTACGAGACCGTCCTCGCCGGAGACGGACGGCTCGCCCTCGACCTCGCGCTCGACCTCGTCGGAGCCCCCGGCAACGCCCCCGACCTGGTCCTGATGGACGTCACCATGCCGGGCCTGGACGGCCTGGCCGCGACCCGGCGGATCCGGGCCTCCGGCTCCACCGTCCCGATCCTGATGATCACCGGCCGGGACGCGGTGGGCGACCGGATCGTCGCCCTCGACAACGGCGCGGACGACTACCTGATGAAGCCGTTCGCCGCGGAGGAACTGCTGGCCCGGGTGCGGGCCCTGCTGCGCCGGGGGACCCGACGGACGCCCCCGCCCGCCAGGGCCGCCTCCGCCCGGCTGGCCTTCCACGACATCGCCATGGACCTGCCCTCCCGCACGGTCACCCGTGCCGCCCGCCCGCTCGACCTCACCCCCACCGAGTACTCCCTCCTGGAGTACTTCCTCCGTCATCCGACGAAGGTCCTCAGCCGTGCCCAGATCCACAAGGACGTCTGGGGCTTCGACTTCGAACCGACGTCCAACACGCTCGACGTGTACGTCATGTACCTGAGGCGCAAGCTGGAGCAGTACGGCGAACCCCGGCTGATCCAGACGGCGCGGGGGCTGGGGTACATGCTGCGGGTGGGGTGA
- a CDS encoding ABC transporter ATP-binding protein translates to MREAREAFRRFWPLTRGDRRWMLVIVACVVVSALAETASILLFAELTDNALEAGSLAAFWGPAGAWLGVAALGALVGYLGNSLATWTAERFVLRLRANVFGHVQDLPPHFFQRHRRGDLVERLTGDVEAIEQLVVSGVVGTISAAFSVVFYAAAALWLRWDLALATFVLAPLFLLAARRFSGRIKQASQDERVADGAITSVVEESLGNIVLTQAYNRRRDEERRLDKEARAWMRASVRGARLSEMYEQFVEVVETLCVLSVIGLGVWEISAGRMTLGALLAFAAFIGYLYPPVRNLGQLGLTVTAATAGAERIAELLDAQPSVTDPDVPVPAWPVRGRVSLHGVSFRYPDAARESLRDVTFSVGPGELVLVTGASGAGKSTLSKLLTRFYDPDAGVVCLDGVPLTDVPLEFVRENTALLPQQTLVLNGTIRENIECGRPGATDREIEQAARSAAAHEFIAALPDGYDTHIAPGTAALSGGQLQRVAIARAMLRAAPVLVLDEPTAGLDSVAARQIVQPLRRLMSGRTTIMITHDLSLAPDADRILVVDEGRLLDAGTHDELMARCEAYTRLVEPWSEPARKTTARKPLTDDTLVLRL, encoded by the coding sequence ATGAGGGAAGCCCGTGAGGCCTTCCGCCGCTTCTGGCCACTGACCCGCGGTGACCGCAGATGGATGCTGGTGATCGTGGCGTGCGTGGTGGTGTCCGCGCTCGCCGAGACGGCCTCGATCCTGCTGTTCGCCGAGCTCACCGACAACGCCCTCGAGGCCGGCTCGCTCGCCGCCTTCTGGGGTCCGGCCGGCGCCTGGCTGGGTGTCGCCGCACTGGGCGCCCTCGTCGGCTATCTGGGCAACTCGCTCGCGACCTGGACGGCGGAACGTTTCGTCCTCCGGCTGCGCGCGAACGTCTTCGGCCATGTCCAGGACCTCCCACCCCACTTCTTCCAGCGGCACCGCCGCGGCGACCTGGTGGAACGCCTGACGGGAGACGTGGAGGCCATCGAACAACTGGTCGTGTCCGGCGTGGTCGGCACGATCTCCGCGGCCTTCTCGGTGGTCTTCTACGCGGCGGCGGCCCTGTGGCTCCGCTGGGACCTGGCACTCGCCACCTTCGTCCTCGCCCCGCTCTTCCTCCTCGCCGCCCGCCGCTTCTCCGGCCGGATCAAGCAGGCCTCACAGGACGAACGCGTCGCCGACGGCGCGATCACCTCGGTGGTGGAGGAGTCGCTGGGCAACATCGTGCTGACCCAGGCGTACAACCGCCGCCGCGACGAGGAGCGGCGCCTCGACAAGGAGGCCCGCGCGTGGATGCGGGCCAGTGTGCGCGGGGCGCGGCTGAGCGAGATGTACGAGCAGTTCGTCGAGGTGGTCGAGACCCTCTGCGTCCTGTCGGTGATCGGCCTGGGCGTCTGGGAGATCTCGGCCGGCCGGATGACGCTCGGCGCCCTGCTCGCCTTCGCCGCGTTCATCGGCTACCTCTACCCACCGGTCCGCAACCTCGGCCAACTCGGCCTGACGGTCACCGCGGCCACGGCGGGCGCGGAACGCATCGCGGAACTCCTGGACGCTCAGCCGTCGGTGACGGACCCGGACGTGCCCGTCCCCGCCTGGCCGGTCCGGGGCCGGGTCAGCCTGCACGGCGTCTCGTTCCGCTACCCCGACGCGGCCCGCGAGTCACTGCGGGACGTGACCTTCTCCGTGGGCCCCGGCGAACTGGTCCTGGTCACGGGCGCGAGCGGGGCCGGCAAGTCCACCCTCTCCAAACTCCTCACCCGCTTCTACGACCCCGACGCGGGCGTCGTCTGCCTGGACGGAGTCCCGCTCACGGACGTCCCGCTGGAGTTCGTCCGCGAGAACACGGCCCTGCTCCCCCAGCAGACCCTCGTCCTCAACGGCACGATCCGGGAGAACATCGAGTGCGGCCGCCCGGGTGCCACGGACCGGGAGATCGAGCAAGCGGCCAGGTCGGCCGCCGCCCACGAGTTCATCGCCGCCCTCCCCGACGGCTACGACACCCACATCGCCCCCGGCACCGCGGCCCTCTCCGGCGGTCAGCTCCAGCGTGTCGCCATCGCCCGCGCGATGCTCCGCGCGGCCCCGGTCCTCGTCCTCGACGAACCCACCGCCGGCCTCGACTCGGTGGCCGCCCGGCAGATCGTCCAACCCCTGCGCCGCCTCATGTCGGGCCGCACCACCATCATGATCACCCACGATCTGAGCCTCGCCCCCGACGCCGACCGCATCCTGGTCGTGGACGAGGGGCGGCTGCTGGACGCGGGAACGCACGACGAGCTGATGGCCCGCTGCGAGGCCTACACCAGGCTGGTCGAACCGTGGTCGGAGCCGGCCCGGAAGACCACGGCACGCAAGCCGCTCACCGACGACACGCTGGTGCTGCGCCTCTGA